Proteins from a single region of Pseudopedobacter saltans DSM 12145:
- a CDS encoding helix-turn-helix domain-containing protein yields the protein MMIYLSVRGGYLEAFSILFRLFYPLYYLTPAVLYLYITKLLGNDKKRKGIWLHFIPFLIAIIHFIPWEISPNINWEAVAYDIERNTQVFVLQRTGLLPAVFLVYFKIILLLGYLIASWAAFVKSPLFKQKNWSTHKIWISFILCLATVFRMISLLPIWIPQSAKDYPWFIMVNCVGLVMIVLYILHKPGLLYNYLLVNVKIGDHVVPGTKKEKGTGTIVQDTHKKTIGNQQAVNGYDLEKLMRTKQLFLNPNMQIIDLASEIGISVHQCSSLVNNETGKSFRDWINTHRVLFFIATYPDHKSYKTIEAMANEAGFKSLATFYKAFKKETGVMPKQYFIKNS from the coding sequence ATGATGATTTATCTTTCGGTACGTGGTGGGTATTTAGAAGCTTTTTCTATATTGTTCAGACTCTTTTATCCTTTGTATTATTTAACGCCAGCCGTCCTATATTTATATATTACGAAATTACTGGGTAATGATAAGAAGAGGAAAGGAATTTGGCTGCATTTTATTCCTTTTTTGATCGCAATAATTCATTTTATTCCATGGGAAATAAGTCCAAATATTAATTGGGAAGCAGTGGCTTATGATATAGAAAGAAATACTCAGGTTTTTGTTTTACAACGAACAGGATTGCTCCCAGCTGTCTTTTTAGTTTATTTTAAAATAATACTCCTGCTGGGTTATCTTATAGCTTCATGGGCGGCGTTTGTGAAGTCTCCATTATTTAAGCAGAAAAACTGGAGCACACATAAAATCTGGATAAGCTTTATTCTTTGTCTGGCAACAGTTTTCCGCATGATAAGTTTATTACCTATATGGATACCACAAAGTGCAAAGGACTACCCCTGGTTTATCATGGTAAACTGCGTTGGACTTGTTATGATCGTCTTGTATATTCTACATAAACCCGGTTTATTATATAATTATTTATTGGTCAATGTAAAAATAGGTGATCATGTAGTACCTGGTACTAAAAAAGAAAAAGGCACTGGCACTATCGTACAGGATACTCATAAGAAAACTATCGGAAATCAACAGGCGGTAAATGGTTATGACCTGGAAAAGCTTATGAGAACCAAACAGCTTTTTCTAAATCCTAATATGCAGATTATTGATCTGGCCAGTGAAATAGGTATTTCTGTACATCAATGTTCATCTCTGGTAAATAATGAGACAGGCAAAAGTTTTCGGGATTGGATAAATACACATAGGGTTTTGTTTTTTATTGCGACGTACCCGGATCACAAAAGTTATAAAACAATTGAAGCCATGGCGAACGAGGCTGGTTTTAAAAGTTTAGCCACATTTTACAAGGCCTTTAAAAAAGAGACTGGTGTAATGCCTAAACAGTATTTTATCAAAAATTCCTGA